TTGGTGCTTAGTCTGCCACAAATTGCCAACGAAGCCGAAGATACGGAATCTTCTTACTTAACCGAATTGGCTAGCTTTGGTGTGCCAGTTCTTGCTAAAGGTTGTAATCGTTTGTCAACGGATGCCGAGGACATTGGCAATTATAAGGCTTTATTGTCGCGCGTGATTGAAGTCAATCGTTTGGCGATTGAAGAAGAGCGTGAACTTAGCAAGGAAGAGCAAACTTTCTGGTCAGTTGCTGTTCGTTATCTTCGAAAAAAATTGGCAGCAGAAGGTATTGAATTGCCGCTGATTAAGGATAATATGCAAACTAAGACGGTCTCTGCCGACGTGATTGAGGCACGTTTTCCAAGCGATGAGCCGATTTCGTTATCATCATCTGCAGTTACTACCTTCTACAATAATCAGTATAAATATTTTTTGCAATATGTTCTTGGCTTGCAAGAGGTTGAGACGATTCACCCAGATGCCAGAAATCATGGTACCTACCTGCACCGTGTTTTTGAATTGGTCATGAAAGATGATTCAAACCATTCTTTTGATAGCAAACTTGATAAAGCTATTCAAACAACGAATTTGGAAGACGATTTCAAATTTGTTTACAAAGAAGATGAAGAAAGTCGTTATTCTTTGACTGTCTTGGAAGATATTGCTAGAAGTACGGCAACGATTTTACGTGATGATGCTCAGATTCAAGTTGAAAGTGAAGAAGAAACGTTTGACTTAATGATTGCAAATAGCGTTCGTATCAGAGGAATTATTGACCGTGTTGACCGCTTATCAGACGGCAGTCTTGGCATTGTGGATTACAAATCAAGTCGCAATACTTTTGATATTCAGAAATTCTACAATGGTTTAAGTCCGCAATTGGTGACTTACGTGCAAGCTTTGCGTGATAAAAAAGGCTTGAGCGAGTCGGAGCATATTTTTGGCGCTATGTATTTGCATATGCAAGAGCCAAAAGTTGATTTGTCATCGGTGGCTACGACAGAGAAAATTTTAGAAAATTTGGCTAAAGAGTTGACTTATCGTGGTCTATTCTTGGAAGATGAAAAAGCGTATTTAGCCAATGGTCGCTATCATCTGAATGATTCGCTTTACAGTCAAGAAGAACTTGATATTTTGCTAGCTTATAATCAAAACTTATATCTGAAAGCGGCAGAGCAGATTAAGAAGGGGCATTTCTTGATTAATCCTTATAGTGAGGACGGCAAATCAGTTCAAGGAGACCAATTGAAGGCAATCACACGATTTGAGGCTGACCGCCATATGCCTTATGCTCGCAAATGGTATAAATTACCAAGAAAAGATAGACGTCAAGGCTTTTTGAGCCTAATGCAAGAAGAGGAGGAAACAGATGATCTTTAAACCATTTCTAACGTCAGAAGACATTTCTTCTCTACAAATCCAAGAAGCGCAGTCATCCAAAAAACAAAAACGTACGCCAGAACAAATCGAAGCTATTTATAGTTATGGCAATAATATTTTGGTGTCTGCATCGGCTGGTTCTGGGAAAACCTTTGTCATGGTTGAACGCATTATTGATAAAATTTTGCGTGGTGTGACGATTGACCAGCTATTCATTTCAACCTTCACAGTCAAGGCTGCTGGGGAATTAAAAGAGCGTATTGAGAAGAAAATTAGCCAAGCTCTGCAAGAAACGACTGACAATGATTTGAAAAATTATCTCAATGAGCAGATGCTGGGCTTACAGACAGCTGATATTGGAACCATGGATGCTTTTACGCAGAAATTGGTCAATCAATACGGCTACACGCTAGGAATCTCACCAACTTTTCGTATTATGACGGATAAAAGTGAGCAAGATATTTTGAAAAATGAAGTCTTTTTTGACCTTTTTTCTGATTACATGACAGGAAGTGATGCTGAGCTTTTTCGTCAATTAATGCGGAATTTTTCTGGTAATCGTAAGGATAGCACCGCTTTTAGAGGCATTGTTTATAAAATTTATGATTTTAGTCAAGCAACCGATAATCCACAGAAGTGGTTGGCAGAAGTATTTTTAAAAGGTGCTAAAACTTATACCGATTTTTCAGCAATTCCTGACCAAGAAGTCAAGGATTTTCTGACTTGCTTGCATGATACGGCTGACCAGTTGCAAGATGTGACTGATTTAGAAGACTACAAGCAAAAAACAGCCAAAGGAACACTTACCGCCAATTATAAAAAGCATTTGAATATCATCGAGCATTTGCGTGAATGGGCACAGCATTTTGAAACTCTTTATGGTCGTGACGGTCTTGGACGTTTGGCGACAGATGTGGCGAAATTGCTTCCAGCTGGTCCTGCTGTGACAGTTGCAGGAACGAAATATCCCGTCTTTAAAACCTTACAGGAGCGTTTGACTGGTTTGAAACATTTGGAAACCATTTTTAAATACCAGCCAGAGAGCCTTCCGTTGCTAGAGCTATTGCAGAAATTTATGCAAGATTTTTCAGAGCAATATTTGCAAGCGAAAATCCAAGAAAATGCTTTTGAATTTTCGGATATTGCCCATTTTGCCATTCAGATTTTGGAAGAAAACGCTGATATTCGTGAGCTTTATCAGAATAAGTATCACGAAGTTATGGTCGATGAGTACCAAGATAATAACCACACGCAAGAACGCATGTTGGAGTTGTTGTCGAATGGTCATAATCGATTTATGGTGGGGGATATCAAGCAATCCATTTACCGCTTCCGTCAAGCCGACCCACAGATTTTTAACCAAAAATTTAAAGATTTTCAAGAACATCCTGACCATGGAAAATTAATTTTGTTAAAAGAGAATTTCCGTAGTCAGTCAGAAGTTTTAGATGCGACAAACAGTATTTTTACGCATTTAATGGACGAAGCTGTTGGTGAGATTTTGTATGATGACACACATCAATTGGTCGCTGGAAGCCCTGCTCAAAAGGAAAGTTACCCAGAAAATAAAACGCAAGTGCTTATCTACGATATTGATAACAATAGTGACTTGCCAAGTGATGCCGAAGAAGGACAAATTAACCCTAACGAAGTCAAGTTAGTGGCTAAAGAAATCATTCGTTTGCACAATGAGGAACACGTTGCTTTCGAGGATATTACCTTGTTAGTCTCATCACGCACGCGTAACGACGGTATTTTACAAACCTTTGAACACTATGGTATTCCTTTGGTGACTGACGGTGGTGAGCAAAATTACCTTAAATCAGTCGAAGTCATGGTTATGCTTGACACGCTCCGCGCCCTTGATAATCCGCTCAATGACTATGCCTTAGTAGCGCTCATGCGTTCACCGATGTTTTCATTCAATGAAGATGAGCTGGCACGCCTTGCGCTACAAACAACAGAAGATGACCATAGAGCTAATTTGTATCAAAAATTAGAGCATGCTTTAGCTGGCAAAGGAAGTCATAATGAATTGATAACAATCGCTTTACATGATAAATTGGCTGATTTTATGGCTTGTTTTGTTGCTTGGCGTGACTTTGCCAAATGGCATGCGCTTTATGACTTGATTTGGAAAATTTACAACGACAGATTTTACTATGATTACGTGGGCAATTTACCACGTGCTGAGCAACGTCAAGCAAATTTATATGCTTTAGCTCTTCGTGCCCATAATTTTGAACGAACTGGTTTTAAAGGACTCTCACGTTTTATTCGCATGATTGATAAGGTGTTAGAAAGTGAGAATGACCTTGCGGACGTTGAGGTGGCTCTGCCTAAAAATGCGGTGAACTTGATGACTATTCATAAAAGTAAAGGGCTTGAGTTCAAGTATGTTTTCATTTTGAATATTGACAAGAAATTTAGTATTCAGGATTTGATGTCACCCTTGATTTTATCACGTCAAAATGGTGCAGGTATCAAGTATCTAGCTGATATGAAAGAAGAGTTGGAAACGGACGTTTTTCCAACAGTCAAGGTTAGCATGGATACCTTGCCTTACCAGATCAATAAGCGTGAATTGCGCTTAGCTACGCTTTCAGAACAAATGCGATTGTTTTACGTTGCCATGACCCGCGCAGAAAAGAAATTGTATTTGATCGGAAAAGCAAGCTCTGAAAAGTTAGTGGATAAATATAGTGGTAAATCAGAAAACAATCATTTGCCAGTGGCAGAACGTGAGAATTTCATGACTTTTCAAGATTGGGTATTAGCCATTCATGAAGCTTATAGCAAGGAGACCTTGCCTTTTGCAGTTGATTTTGTCACGGACGAAGATTTGACAGATGATAAGATTGGTAAAATTGAAGCCACTTCTGTGATAACGCCAGATGATTTGTCAGATAACCGCCAGTCTGAAAATATCACGGAAGCCTTGGATAGATTGGAAGCTGTCGAAAAGTTAAATGCGAAGTACCATGCAGCCATCAATTTGCCAAGTTTGAGAACGCCAAGTCAGGTCAAAAAACTCTATGAGCCAGTCATGGATACTGATGGTGTTGACATGATGACAAAACCCTATCAAGCACAACCAACATTTGAATTGCCAGATTTTTCGAAGAAAGCCAAAATCGAAGCGACAGCCATTGGTTCGGCAATGCATGAACTTATGCAACGTATTCCTCTATCAAAACAGGTGACGATAGCCGATATTACCGTGGCTTTAGCCCAAGTTTCGGCAGAAGATGAGGTGAAAGCAAGTATTCGTTTGGAAAATGTTCTAGCCTTTTTTGAAAATTCAGAGCTTGGTCAGTTGATTCAGCAACATACAGACAAGATTTATCGCGAAGCACCTTTTGCCATGTTAAAAGAGGACCCTGACAGTAAGGAAAAATTCGTTGTCCGTGGGATTGTCGATGGTTACCTTGTCTTAGATGACCGCATCGTACTCTTTGATTACAAGACTGATAAATACAAAAATAGCGAGGAAATCAAGGAACGCTATCAAGGACAAATGGCTTTATATGCAGAAGCTCTCAGCAAGTCTTATGATAGAAAAAACGTTGATAAATACCTCGTTTTGCTTGGTGGCGAACAGCTAGAAGTTGTTAAACTATAAAACATCATATTGTTTAAAAATAACCCTCTGAGACAAGGAAATCTCAGAGGGTTATTAGTTATAAATAAAATTATTTTTGAATTCAGAGAATATTATTTCCAGAATTTAGCAGCGATATCTTGTCCTTGTTTGATTTTAGCCCATTGTTGTGGAATAGCTAGTTCATTTCCAGAATCACATGAGGCAAAGCCGCATTGGTGAGAAAGAAAAAGACGTTCTTTAGGGATGATGTTGCTTGCTTCTTCTAAAAGTTTTAGAGCGCGTTCTTCATCATCAAGGTCAGTTGTTTTACTTGAAAGTAGCCCAAGAACTACTTCAGCATCTTTATCTTTCAAACTTTCAAGAGCTTTAAGGTCACCAGAGACTTCGCTGTCCCATTCAAGGAAGAAGCGGTCGTAGTGTTGGTCTTTTAAGAATTTTGTGGCGATAGCTTCATAAGTGCCACCAGCAGCAGAACGACTTTCGTAATTTCCACGGCAGTTATGTGTCCAAACTTTTAGCCCAAGTTCATGTCCATAGTCAGCAACTTCGTTGTTAATAGCGATGAATTCATCTGCCAAGTCTGCTAAACCACCATTTCCTTCTGCAAAAAAACTAGCAGGATTAGATTCGTCAAAAAGTTCCCAGAGACAATCGTCAAATTGGATGATTTCTCCACCAGCTTCTTTGTATTCTGTTAAAAATTCCTTGTAAGCGTTAATAAGACCAGCTTTTAGTTCTTCATTTGTCTTGTAAACTTGATTTTCCCCAGCCAATCCGTCAAAAATCGCCAATTCAGTGTAAGCATGCGCAGGTCCCCAAATGGTTAATTTGGTAGCTATATCGCTAGCTTCTTGTTTAACGAGTTTAAAAATATCAAGAAAATGATGATTTTTACCAGAAAGTGGTTCAGTGATACGAATGCCAATGTCTTTGCGTGTTTCGAATTGACCACCGTCATGGTCTTGAAAAGTGTAACCATGGTCAGCAATATAGCGTTCGATACCTTTTAGTCCCCAGACAAAATCAAGGTGCCACATTGATTTTGAATATTCACCGTCAGTGATAATATCAATACCGTTTGCCTTTTCTTCAGCAATTATTTTTTTGATGTCAGCTGTTTCGGTTTCTTGATAGCCGTCAAAAGCATCATAGAAAGGGTAAACAATATCATCACGATGTTCAATCGCTGTTTTATATTCACGTAAGTCTGCTGGTCGCAAAAGCGAACCAACGAGTTGAAATTTTGAATTAGCCATTTCAAATACCTCTTTATCCTTCTGTGTTCATTGTATAAAAGCTTTGCCATTTTGAAAAATAGTTATTTTTATGGGGTTATATATAGTTACAAACTATAACGAAAAAAGTATGTATTTGTCTGAAAATTTGGTAAAATAGGAAAAACTGACAAAAATTTTTGGTGGGGATTAAAGGACATATAACATAAATACAGCGAGGTAAAACCAATGCGTGACAATCACTTACACACACATTTTTCTTATGATTCGGATGCTCGATTCGAAGATTACTTAGAGCATTATGACGGCGACATTGTGACAACAGAGCACTACGATTTATCAAATCCTTATACGAAACAAGATAACATTCCTGATTATGACGTTTATTCTAAGGAAATAGCTGAGCTGAATGCCAAATATGGTAATCGCATCAAGCGTGGCATTGAAATTGGTTATTATGAGCCACGCGAGGCAGATATTACAGCTTTCTTGGCAAATAAAGATTATGATTTGAAACTATTGTCAGTTCACCACAATGGTATTAATGATTATCTAGATGATGAAGTGATTGACATGGATAAAAATGCTATTATTCAAGAATATCTCGACAAATTGGAACATGCTATTGGTCGTGTAGAGGCAGACGTTTTAGCTCATTTTGATTATGGTTTTCGACTTTTTGAGGTTTCTGTGGCAGAATTACAATCCTATGAAGAACAGCTCCGCCGCATTTTCCAAAAAATGATTGATTTTGATTTGGCATTTGAGTTAAATAGTAAATCAATGTACCTCTATCATCACGAGAACCTTTATCGCTATGCTTTAGGCTTGGTAAGAGAATTAGGGGGACATAAGTATTCCATTGGCTCAGACGGGCACAAATTGGAGCATTTTCGCTTAGCTTTTGACAAAATCCAAGCATTGCTAGACGAATGTGATATCAAAGAATGGGAGATTTTGTAAAGAATACAAAAAACGCTATGAGCAATCTAACTCATAGCGTTTTTTATACTTTTTTAGCAATTAGTGAGAAACACGTTTGCGGGCTGCTTTTTTACGGTTTTCTTGAATGAAAGCAGCTTTTTCTTCTTCAGGATCAATAATATTTTTCTTAATCGCAAAAATAGCGCCAGCAACAGTAGCGGCAGTAGCTACAACTCCAGTAGCAAGTCCTTTAGCAAATGCAAATTTTTTAGCCATAATAATTCTCCTCCTTACTGATAAGAACAGCGGGCAAAATCGATAATACACATTATTAGCAACGGAACGCAAGCTTCTTGTCCAGTCGCCTTTGTGTTATAATAATGGTAACGAAAAATGACTTAAAATTCAAGTGAAAACGTTATTTTTATTAAAAAATAGGGCTTAGGACGGATATAAAGACGAGATGTCAGAAAAAATAAAATTAATTGCAGTAGTTGGTCCAACGGCAGTTGGAAAAACAGCTTTGGGAATTGAGTTGGCACAACAATTTAATGGTGAAATCATCAGCGGCGATAGCCAACAAGTTTATCGTCATTTGGACATTGGAACGGCTAAGGCAACTCCTGAAGAACAGGCGGCAGCTCCGCATCATTTAATCGATGTGCGTGATGTTGATGCCAATTATTCTGTTTACGATTTTGTGGTGGAAGCCAGTCAAGCGATTACGGAGATTGCCAGTCGTGGCAAAGTACCTATTATCGTTGGTGGCACAGGCTTGTATTTGCAGAGCTTGCTTGAAGGGTATCACCTAGGCGGCGAGGTTGACCAAGAAAAAGTCTTGGCTTATCGCAAAACCTTGGAACAATTGTCAGATGAGGTTTTATTTGGAAAAATAGCAGAGCTGAGAAAAGAGATTCCAGAGATAAACCGTCGCCGTGCCATTCGTGTCTTGGAACTAGCCAAGTTTGGGCAAAATCTTGAAAACAAAGAAACGAATTACGAGGCGCTTCTCATTGGGTTAAATGATGACCGTCAGGTGCTTTATGACCATATCAATCACCGTGTTGACCTGATGCTTGAAAAGGGTATTTTGGATGAAGCTAAATGGCTTTATGATAATCACCGTAATGCTCAAGCAGCGCGAGCGATTGGTTATAAAGAGCTTTTTCCATATTTTACAGGCGACGCTTCTTTGGAAGACTGTGTCGAAAAACTCAAGCAGAACACGCGCCGTTTCGCCAAGCGACAATTGACGTGGTTCAGAAATCGCATGGCTGTCAATTTTTATACTGTTTCAGAAGCTGATTTTAAAGAAACTGTTATTCAAGACGTTAACGAATTTTTAAAGTAGTGTAACCCTATGTAAGGAGTTTCATTTGTCATAGAAATTATAATGAAATGTCAGAAGAGAGTAACAGGGTCTCTGACACTTTTTAGAACTTTTTATGTTATAATGATAGTTACGGATTAAAGAGAAAGGGGTGAGCAGATGATTGAAACAAGCAAACGTCAGGAGCGTGTTATTTTACTAGGTGTTGAGTTGCCAGAGACGGAAAATTTTGAGATGTCAATGGAAGAATTAGCTTCTCTAGCTAAGACGGCAGGGGCAGAAGTTGTCTCTTCTTATCGTCAAAAGCGTGAAAAATACGACAGTAAGTCTTTGATTGGTTCGGGCAAATTAGCCGAGATTAAAGCGATTGTGGAAGCTGATGAGATTGACACCGTTATTGTCAATGACCGCCTTACTCCTCGGCAAAATGTCAACTTGGAAGTTGAACTTGGTGTCAAAGTGATTGACCGTATGCAGTTAATTCTGGATATTTTTGCCATGCGGGCACGTAGTCATGAGGGAAAATTGCAAGTTCATCTCGCTCAGCTCAAATACATGTTGCCACGTCTTGTTGGACAAGGGGTTATGTTGAGTCGACAAGCTGGTGGTATCGGTAGCCGTGGTCCTGGTGAAAGTCAATTAGAACTTAATCGCCGCTCAATTCGTCATCAAATTTCAGATATTGAACGTCAACTAAAGGTTGTGGAAAAAAATCGTGAAACAGGTCGTGATAAACGCACCGAATCACAAGTGTTTAAAATCGGTTTAATTGGTTACACCAATGCTGGTAAATCAACGATTATGAACATTTTAACCAATGATAAACAGTATGAAGCTGATGAATTGTTTGCAACCTTGGTTGCAACAACCAAACAAATTTATTTACAAAATCAATTTCAGGTGACGCTGACGGATACTGTTGGATTTATCCAAAATTTACCGACAGAGCTGGTTGCTGCGTTTAAGTCAACTTTGGAAGAAAGTCGTAACGTTGACCTTTTGTTGCACGTTATTGATGCCAGCGACCCAAATCATGCGGAGCATGAAAAAGTGGTTTTGAATTTGTTAAAA
This sequence is a window from Streptococcus macedonicus ACA-DC 198. Protein-coding genes within it:
- a CDS encoding Histidinol-phosphatase, whose amino-acid sequence is MRDNHLHTHFSYDSDARFEDYLEHYDGDIVTTEHYDLSNPYTKQDNIPDYDVYSKEIAELNAKYGNRIKRGIEIGYYEPREADITAFLANKDYDLKLLSVHHNGINDYLDDEVIDMDKNAIIQEYLDKLEHAIGRVEADVLAHFDYGFRLFEVSVAELQSYEEQLRRIFQKMIDFDLAFELNSKSMYLYHHENLYRYALGLVRELGGHKYSIGSDGHKLEHFRLAFDKIQALLDECDIKEWEIL
- the miaA gene encoding tRNA delta(2)-isopentenylpyrophosphate transferase, with protein sequence MSEKIKLIAVVGPTAVGKTALGIELAQQFNGEIISGDSQQVYRHLDIGTAKATPEEQAAAPHHLIDVRDVDANYSVYDFVVEASQAITEIASRGKVPIIVGGTGLYLQSLLEGYHLGGEVDQEKVLAYRKTLEQLSDEVLFGKIAELRKEIPEINRRRAIRVLELAKFGQNLENKETNYEALLIGLNDDRQVLYDHINHRVDLMLEKGILDEAKWLYDNHRNAQAARAIGYKELFPYFTGDASLEDCVEKLKQNTRRFAKRQLTWFRNRMAVNFYTVSEADFKETVIQDVNEFLK
- a CDS encoding 5-methyltetrahydropteroyltriglutamate--homocysteine methyltransferase yields the protein MANSKFQLVGSLLRPADLREYKTAIEHRDDIVYPFYDAFDGYQETETADIKKIIAEEKANGIDIITDGEYSKSMWHLDFVWGLKGIERYIADHGYTFQDHDGGQFETRKDIGIRITEPLSGKNHHFLDIFKLVKQEASDIATKLTIWGPAHAYTELAIFDGLAGENQVYKTNEELKAGLINAYKEFLTEYKEAGGEIIQFDDCLWELFDESNPASFFAEGNGGLADLADEFIAINNEVADYGHELGLKVWTHNCRGNYESRSAAGGTYEAIATKFLKDQHYDRFFLEWDSEVSGDLKALESLKDKDAEVVLGLLSSKTTDLDDEERALKLLEEASNIIPKERLFLSHQCGFASCDSGNELAIPQQWAKIKQGQDIAAKFWK
- the ynbA gene encoding GTP-binding protein YnbA; protein product: MIETSKRQERVILLGVELPETENFEMSMEELASLAKTAGAEVVSSYRQKREKYDSKSLIGSGKLAEIKAIVEADEIDTVIVNDRLTPRQNVNLEVELGVKVIDRMQLILDIFAMRARSHEGKLQVHLAQLKYMLPRLVGQGVMLSRQAGGIGSRGPGESQLELNRRSIRHQISDIERQLKVVEKNRETGRDKRTESQVFKIGLIGYTNAGKSTIMNILTNDKQYEADELFATLVATTKQIYLQNQFQVTLTDTVGFIQNLPTELVAAFKSTLEESRNVDLLLHVIDASDPNHAEHEKVVLNLLKELDMLDIPRLAVYNKMDVAEHLVATTFPNVCISARDKDARTLLRRLLINEIREIFEPFSIRVHQSQAYKLYELNKIALLDHYDFAQEYETITGYINPKNKWRLEEFYD
- the addA gene encoding ATP-dependent nuclease, subunit A, which translates into the protein MIFKPFLTSEDISSLQIQEAQSSKKQKRTPEQIEAIYSYGNNILVSASAGSGKTFVMVERIIDKILRGVTIDQLFISTFTVKAAGELKERIEKKISQALQETTDNDLKNYLNEQMLGLQTADIGTMDAFTQKLVNQYGYTLGISPTFRIMTDKSEQDILKNEVFFDLFSDYMTGSDAELFRQLMRNFSGNRKDSTAFRGIVYKIYDFSQATDNPQKWLAEVFLKGAKTYTDFSAIPDQEVKDFLTCLHDTADQLQDVTDLEDYKQKTAKGTLTANYKKHLNIIEHLREWAQHFETLYGRDGLGRLATDVAKLLPAGPAVTVAGTKYPVFKTLQERLTGLKHLETIFKYQPESLPLLELLQKFMQDFSEQYLQAKIQENAFEFSDIAHFAIQILEENADIRELYQNKYHEVMVDEYQDNNHTQERMLELLSNGHNRFMVGDIKQSIYRFRQADPQIFNQKFKDFQEHPDHGKLILLKENFRSQSEVLDATNSIFTHLMDEAVGEILYDDTHQLVAGSPAQKESYPENKTQVLIYDIDNNSDLPSDAEEGQINPNEVKLVAKEIIRLHNEEHVAFEDITLLVSSRTRNDGILQTFEHYGIPLVTDGGEQNYLKSVEVMVMLDTLRALDNPLNDYALVALMRSPMFSFNEDELARLALQTTEDDHRANLYQKLEHALAGKGSHNELITIALHDKLADFMACFVAWRDFAKWHALYDLIWKIYNDRFYYDYVGNLPRAEQRQANLYALALRAHNFERTGFKGLSRFIRMIDKVLESENDLADVEVALPKNAVNLMTIHKSKGLEFKYVFILNIDKKFSIQDLMSPLILSRQNGAGIKYLADMKEELETDVFPTVKVSMDTLPYQINKRELRLATLSEQMRLFYVAMTRAEKKLYLIGKASSEKLVDKYSGKSENNHLPVAERENFMTFQDWVLAIHEAYSKETLPFAVDFVTDEDLTDDKIGKIEATSVITPDDLSDNRQSENITEALDRLEAVEKLNAKYHAAINLPSLRTPSQVKKLYEPVMDTDGVDMMTKPYQAQPTFELPDFSKKAKIEATAIGSAMHELMQRIPLSKQVTIADITVALAQVSAEDEVKASIRLENVLAFFENSELGQLIQQHTDKIYREAPFAMLKEDPDSKEKFVVRGIVDGYLVLDDRIVLFDYKTDKYKNSEEIKERYQGQMALYAEALSKSYDRKNVDKYLVLLGGEQLEVVKL